From the Lathyrus oleraceus cultivar Zhongwan6 chromosome 4, CAAS_Psat_ZW6_1.0, whole genome shotgun sequence genome, one window contains:
- the LOC127137534 gene encoding U11/U12 small nuclear ribonucleoprotein 31 kDa protein: MSSKKKHKRKHSDSDEDDDVFYYRYCASSSTPNTTTGTTSNYSLTNSDLHTLFSTFGRIARVTVLKDRHTRLSRGVAFVQFVSRNDAQRAVAEMNKKILNGRTLTASIAADNGRAPEFIRKRVYNTETALCYECGGHGHLSYECPKNQLGPRPRPQPKKPRRGFSGLRDRDGEEEGDEEEEEGGQIAAEQFDDNWASVWDDEAGERLLGRNRNDDEGLDNNKTKKKGKKAGYFSDQSDHDDD, translated from the exons ATGTCAAGCAAGAAGAAACACAAACGAAAACACAGCGACAGCGATGAAGACGACGATGTTTTCTACTACCGCTACTGCGCTTCGTCCTCAACCCCCAACACCACCACCGGCACCACATCCA ATTACTCCCTAACAAACTCCGATCTCCATACGCTCTTCTCTACTTTCGGCCGCATCGCGCGTGTAACAGTTCTCAAAGACCGTCACACGCGCCTAAGCCGCGGTGTCGCGTTTGTCCAATTCGTTTCTCGTAATGACGCCCAACGCGCCGTGGCGGAGATGAATAAGAAGATTCTCAATGGAAGGACTCTAACTGCTTCTATTGCTGCTGATAATGGACGTGCTCCGGAGTTTATTCGGAAGCGCGTGTATAATACTGAGACTGCTTTGTGTTATGAGTGTGGGGGGCATGGTCATTTGTCGTATGAGTGTCCTAAGAATCAGTTGGGGCCGAGGCCGCGGCCTCAGCCTAAGAAGCCGCGACGGGGATTTAGTGGGCTGAGGGATAGGGATGGGGAGGAGGAAGGTgatgaggaggaggaggagggtGGTCAGATTGCTGCGGAGCAGTTTGACGATAATTGGGCTTCTGTTTGGGATGATGAAGCGGGTGAAAGGTTGTTGGGGAGAAACAGAAATGATGATGAGGGTTTGGACAACAACAAGACgaagaagaaagggaagaaaGCTGGGTATTTCAGTGATCAGAGTGATCatgatgatgattga